In one window of Primulina tabacum isolate GXHZ01 chromosome 8, ASM2559414v2, whole genome shotgun sequence DNA:
- the LOC142553053 gene encoding uncharacterized protein LOC142553053 encodes MGDLYALDFDGVLCDSCGESSLSAVKAAKVRWPNLFDGVDSSLEDWIVDQMYTVRPVVETGYENLLLVRLLLEMKIPSVRKSSVAEGLTVEGILDDWFKIKPVIMAEWDEKKDPLIDLFGKVRDEWIDNDLAGWIGTNRLYPGVPDALKFASSKLYIVTTKQSRFADALLRELAGVAIPLERIYGLGTGPKVEVLKKLQNMPEHQGLALHFVEDRIATLKNVIKEPELNNWNLYLGDWGYNTQKEREEAGGIPRIHLLQLCDFNEKLK; translated from the exons ATGGGGGATCTCTACGCTTTGGATTTTGATGGGGTTCTCTGCGACAGCTGCGGGGAGAGCTCTCTCTCTGCTGTCaag GCAGCTAAAGTGAGATGGCCAAATTTGTTCGACGGAGTGGATTCATCGTTGGAGGATTGGATTGTTGATCAGATGTATACA GTCCGGCCTGTTGTAGAAACAGGATATGAAAATCTATTACTTGTGAGGTTGTTGCTGGAGATGAAAATTCCTTCTGTAAGGAAGTCTTCG GTGGCAGAGGGGCTCACAGTTGAGGGAATATTGGATGACTGGTTCAAAATAAAACCCGTGATTATGGCAGAATGGGATGAGAAAAAGGACCCATTAATCGATCTTTTTGGAAAGGTTAGGGATGAATGGATTGACAATGACTTGGCAGGTTGGATAGGAACGAATAG ATTATATCCTGGTGTTCCTGACGCCCTAAAGTTTGCAAGCTCGAAGCTCTATATCGTGACCACAAAACAG AGCCGTTTTGCTGATGCGTTGCTTCGAGAGCTTGCTGGAGTCGCTATTCCACTTGAAAGAATTTATGGTCTTGGAACCGG TCCTAAGGTAGAAGTTCTGAAGAAGCTTCAGAATATGCCAGAACATCAGGGTCTAGCCCTGCA CTTTGTTGAGGACCGTATTGCGACTTTAAAGAATGTCATCAAGGAGCCAGAGTTGAACAACTGGAACCTATATCTTG GGGATTGGGGTTACAACACCCAGAAAGAAAGAGAGGAAGCTGGAGGCATTCCCAGAATTCATCTTCTTCAGCTGTGTGACTTTAACGAGAAACTTAAATGA
- the LOC142553054 gene encoding uncharacterized protein LOC142553054: MKRQLGPVFGFVKLVPGTRRTPEMVSDIAMKWTNVARTGAIEAKFMGVDLSTITVTMQKGQDSPELKEFMLSQSDAYEIKIGDQLFRRPGDPNFEEVFEKVQAEKDERHREP, from the exons ATGAAGCGCCAGCTTGGACCCGTTTTCGGTTTTGTCAAACTCGTGCCCGGAACTCGCCGAACACCG GAGATGGTATCTGACATTGCCATGAAATGGACAAATGTAGCAAGAACAGGTGCAATTGAGGCAAAATTCATGGGTGTAGATTTGAGTACCATCACGGTCACCATGCAAAAAGGTCAAGATTCGCCGGAG TTAAAAGAATTCATGCTGAGTCAATCGGATGCATATGAGATTAAGATAGGGGATCAACTATTCAGAAGACCTGGAGATCCTAACTTTGAAGAGGTTTTTGAGAAGGTCCAGGCTGAGAAAGATGAAAGGCACCGGGAACCTTAG